A section of the Acanthopagrus latus isolate v.2019 chromosome 20, fAcaLat1.1, whole genome shotgun sequence genome encodes:
- the lyrm1 gene encoding LYR motif containing protein 1: MTASTRRTVLSLYTRVFRIARTWQAQSGVTSETETERKYILQEARTLFRQNQQLTDQESIKRCIEECEARIEIGLHYRNPYPRATYLPPLGLATQKGRKLRTQQRLRKQAKPIYLESQDET, translated from the exons ATGACGGCCTCCACTCGCAGGACGGTGTTGTCGCTGTACACGCGGGTGTTTCGCATTGCCCGAACCTGGCAGGCACAGAGTGGGGTAACAAGTGAAACAGAGACCGAGAGAAAGTACATACTTCAGGAGGCCCGCACTCTCTTCAGACAGAACCAGCAG CTCACAGATCAAGAATCGATAAAGAGGTGTATAGAAGAATGTGAAGCTCGGATAGAAATAG GTCTGCATTACAGGAACCCGTATCCAAGGGCT ACCTACCTACCACCACTGGGACTGGCGACTCAGAAAGGCAGGAAGCTGCGAACACAGCAGCGCCTGAGGAAGCAGGCCAAGCCAATTTACTTAGAGTCACAAGACGAGACTTGA
- the dcun1d3 gene encoding DCN1-like protein 3, which produces MGQCVTKCKNPTSSLGSKSGDKESGSKSHHKKGGSAGGCGGHKDEPSAPCSKATSELSNGTKPLEVTVETPVIPALMGEPRKDECLDGDGLSMLRIDELFCCYKDEHEDAILEEGMERFCNDLCVDPAEFRVLVLAWKFQAATMCKFTRKEFVEGCKAIQADSLEGICSRFPCMLVDAKGEENFKDLYRFTFQFGLDADEGQRSLQREIAIALWRLVFTQDMPAILEHWLDFLAENPSGIRGISRDTWNMFLNFTQAIGPDLSNYSEDEAWPSLFDTFVEWELERRKKEEEQALMAKEEEGRCTETECSPNTDRLETEGSRGSQTWGGH; this is translated from the exons ATGGGCCAGTGTGTCACCAAGTGTAAGAATCCAACGTCCTCACTCGGCAGCAAGAGTGGAGACAAGGAGAGCGGCTCCAAGTCCCACCACAAAAAAGGAGGCAGTGCTGGTGGCTGTGGGGGCCACAAGGACGAGCCCAGCGCCCCGTGTAGCAAAGCCACCAGCGAGCTGTCGAATGGCACCAAGCCGTTGGAGGTTACAGTGGAGACACCGGTCATCCCTGCACTGATGGGGGAACCGCGCAAGGACGAGTGTCTGGATGGAGATGGGCTGTCCATGCTGCGCATTGATGAGCTGTTCTGCTGCTACAAAGATGAACACGAAGACGCCATCTTGGAGGAAGGCATGGAGAGGTTTTGTAATGACCTGTGTGTGGACCCGGCAGAGTTTCGTGTGCTTGTTCTTGCCTGGAAGTTTCAAGCAGCTACCATGTGCAAGTTTACAAG GAAGGAGTTTGTCGAGGGCTGCAAGGCCATCCAGGCTGACAGCCTCGAGGGTATCTGCTCACGTTTCCCCTGCATGCTGGTGGACGCCAAGGGAGAGGAGAACTTCAAGGACTTGTACCGCTTCACCTTCCAGTTTGGCCTGGATGCTGACGAGGGCCAGCGCTCGTTGCAGCGCGAAATCGCCATCGCCCTATGGCGCCTGGTTTTCACACAGGACATGCCTGCGATCTTGGAGCACTGGCTGGACTTCCTAGCGGAGAACCCCTCAGGTATTAGGGGCATCTCAAGGGACACGTGGAACATGTTCCTCAACTTCACCCAGGCGATCGGGCCTGACCTGAGCAACTATAGTGAGGACGAGGCGTGGCCCAGCCTCTTCGACACCTTTGTGGAGTGGGAGCTGGAGCGcaggaaaaaagaggaggaacaggCACTGATGGcgaaggaggaagaggggaggtgTACTGAGACAGAGTGTTCTcccaacacagacagacttgAAACCGAGGGAAGCCGCGGCTCACAGACGTGGGGGGGCCACTGA